The genomic segment TGCACGCCAAAGCCAAACTTTTGCCTTGAGCTGTCTGCACTTCGATCTGCCGCAGCTTGAGCACAACCTGTTCCGCGCTCGTCTTCTGACCTCGCTTCATTCCCAACTCCTCTGATCCCGGCTGATCCCTCAATCAGCCCAGTCCAAAGCCAGCCGGTCAGGTCAAATCCAGGACACTCTGACTGGCGTGCGATGGCGCTGGAGAGCGTCTGGTACGATATCGGGCGTGCAGCGCAAGTGAGACAGAAGCGCCTGCCAGAGAGATTCTGTCTCACCCTCTATTTGGCATTCTGCCAGAGCGCCGTGATTTCGCGTAACGCTCTGTCACCATCTGCTGCTGACGTTCCCTCCGATCCAAACGATCGAGGGGATCGGCGTAGTACCGCACCATCTTTCAGGATCGCCCAATCAAAGCGACCAGGGTCAGCCGTAGAAGGAGTGACCCGCAGCGTGTGTGGGTTCGGCGCGAAGATGATCATCCTCACAATATGGGACGCGCCGCTGGCATTCGCCATGTGTCTAGAGGCAAGCGCCGGCAATTTATTTTACTTTTATTTGGGATATACCGCACCGAATTTCTCACGCCGCTTTTCTGAAAAATGTATATATCTCGCCCAGGAGGAGCGATCCATGAACTTTACCGTCGAGTTTTTCCGGATCAGGCCGGGTGATGCCGCTCATGCCATCTTGGATCGCGTTCCGCAGGACGTTCCGACGTTGGAGGATGCCAAGGTCAGGGCGCAGTCTCTGTTTGAGACCTTGGACATGCCCCAGGCGCCCGATGGCCTGCGGATCCTCGACGGGTCCGGAGCCGAGGTCTTCTCCTGGAAGCCGGTGACGGCTGTCGACAGGTGAGTCTGGCGACATTGAACGCCTCTCAGGCAAACGCCGACAGCCAAGTAACCCAACTCGCCCGGCAGCTTCTGGACGGAGGGGCCTCCTGCCTGTCAGCACGAGAACAGCGGGTCATCCTGCACGTTGCCAAGCGGATGCATGTGATCCAGGACGTCAACATCGTTCTCGCCGAGCAGCAAACCTTTGGCGAGCGCCTCGCGGACCGGGTTGCTCAACTTGGCGGCTCGTGGGCCTTCATCATGGTCTTCACCGGCATGCTTCTCGCGTGGGTGCTCGTAAACACCGTCGTGCTGGCGCGATCTGGCGGTGGCTTTGATCCTTACCCCTACATCTTCCTCAACCTAATCCTGTCGATGGTCGCCGCCTTGCAGGCGCCTATGATCCTCATGTCTCAGAACCGTCAGGCAGCGAGGGATCGGTTAGCCGCAGCCCTGGATTACGAGATCAACCTTAAGGCCGAGGTTGAAATCATGTCACTGCACGACAAGCTCGACCGCATCCAGATCGAACACCTTGAAGGCATGCTGATCACGCAGTCGGCACAGATCGAAGCCGTTGGGAAAGCGGTCGGCATTCGTACCGCGAAACCCATCACTGCTTGAGAAGCCACGATGAGGGGAGCCGCCTCGCTGCACGGGCGTCGTGGAATCAGGCAAATCAGCAACGCGCATGAAAAACTCCCGAAGGGCTCGTTGAGCCGAAGGGTGAGGTTGCGTCCGGCAAAACGTTCTCGTCAGCGCTGGGCTATTTGTAATGAAAGCGAAGGGACACTGCTGGCGAATTCACGTCAGTGTCGCCGCGGAGGCGGCCAATCCTTGAAACAGACGGGCCCATGCCTTGGACAACGCAACGTCGGTCGCGCCTCCGGCTGCGACCGGAGCGCCAAGGTTGAATTCACCAACAGTGTCCGAAAATTTTCCCACTCCGAATAAATGGCGGCTATTCACGCCTACCCGCCAGCGGGCCTTCATGCCTTGGCTATTTCGATTGTGATCGTCTGAACATCAATAAACCCTTGTTGGGTGATTAGCTACGATACCAGCGTAGGAGCCGCGACATGAACCACTTCATCGCCGACCCAACATCTGACGAAATCCGCCAGCGTGCCTATGAAATCTGGGAGCGGCGGCATCAGCCAAAGGGCTACGACACCGAGTTCTGGTTCGAGGCAGAACGCGAACTCAAGGCAGAACGTCTACACAACGACAGGCCCGAAGGTGGCGGAATTCCGAAGAGTGGAGCGGGATCGGACTGCGCTTACTAGAGCCGTTCCCGCTTACGTAGCGACGGCCAAGTCGTTGTCGTAGCCGGCGGCGGCGAGGCTGTTGCGGCACTCATCTGGAGTGAAGCGGGTGAAGGCGTGCCGGATAACGTCCCAGAGGTCTGGCACGGTGCGGGCGGCTGCGGTCCGCAGCAGCGCTTTCAGCTTGGCGAAGATCTGTTCGATCGGGTTGAACTCGGGGCTGTAGGGCGGAAGGTAGAGCAGCCGCGCGCCGGCCGCCTCGGCCCGCTCGCGGATGCCGCTGACCTTGTGAGCTTGCAGGTTGTCGAGGATCACGATGTCGCCGGGCCGCAGCACCGGGACGAGGCGGTTGGCGACGTAGTCGCGAAAGCGCTGGCCATTGGTGGCGCCATCCGCGAGGTCGAAGGCGCACAGGCCGGTGGTGCGCAGAGCGGCGGTGACAGTGGTCGTTTTGTAATGGCCCTGGGGCACGAGGATCCGGCAGCGCTCGCCGCACGGGGCGCGGCCGTAGCGGCGGGCCATGTTGGTGGCGGCCGCCGTCTCGTCGAGGAAGACGAGCTTGTCGGGGTCGAGGTCAGGCTGAGCCGCGAACCACGCCTCACGCGCCGCCTTCACGTCGGCCCGCTCCTGCTCAGTTGCGTACAGCGCCCCTTTTTACGGGTGATCGCATGGCGAGCGAAGAAGCGTGACAGCCCGCTCGTGCTGGTCTGAACGCCCTGCTCGGCCAGGGCGTCGCGCAACTCGCGCAGGAAGCGTTCGGGCCGGGCCTCGTCGAGGGAGAGGATCAGATCCGCATGCGCCTCGATCGCCGGCAGGCGATCGTCGCCGTGTGTCGGTTTGGGGGCGACGTGACCCTGCTGCGCAAACAGCTGCGACCAGCGGCTGGCGCTCGACACGCTCACCCCGAACCGCGCCGCCGCCTGATGGAAGGAAGCGCCCTCTGTCACGGCCGCCACGACGCGCTCGCGCAGATCGACAGACAACGGTGAAGGCATCGCTGGCTCCTTCACCGGCCAACGCTCGAGCCACCGTCCTGTCGCAACACCGCCGGGCACGGCTCTAGGTTACTGATGTACGGTCCCGGCATGTGGTGTGAAGGATCGAGCCTGAAGCGTTCGGGCTCTTTCGTCCAGGTCTGGCAGATGAACTCGTAGGGCGTGAGACCGCGCAGGGTCTTGAGCCGGCGGCCGTAGTTATAGGCGTCGACGAACAGCTGCAGGTGCTGCCGCAACTCGTCATGGCTGGTGTAATGGTAGCGCTTGACCGTGGCGTCCTTGATGGTGCGGTTCATCCGCTCGACTTGGCCATTATCCGGCATGATGACCCTCGGTGCCGTCGCGTTCCGCTGATCTTCGGATCGGCGCTATGGTGAGCCCATCCGGGACACGGGGCACCGGGAGCACGTGAGTGCGGGCAGGCCGACCCTTAGACGATGGGCTGCGAGCCCGAGCCGTTATCTGGCCGCCCCTGCGGCTCGCCCGGATGCGCTGCGAGCGCGGATCCGTAGTTGCCGTGTTGCCCGCCAGCTCCCGTAATCGAGACGAGGAGACAGGCTCATGCGGGTTGTGGGATTGGACATCCACCGCGTTTTCGCCGAGGCGGTGATGCTCGAGAACGGCGCGGTCCGGCGTCTTGGTCGGATCGGCATGACGCGCGATCACCTGACGGCGTTCGCCAAGACGCTGACGCACGACGATCATGTCGTGGTCGAGGCGACCGGCAACGCCAGCGCGGTCGCGGAGGTGATCCGGCCGCATGTCGGCCGGGTGGTGATCGCCAACCCGCGCCAGGTGCGGCTGATCGCCGAGGCGCGGATCAAGACCGACGTCATCGACGCGACCGTGCTGGCGCGGCTCTATGCCAGTGGCTTTCTGCCGGAGGTCTGGATCCCGGACGAGGCAACGCTTGCGCTCCGGCGCCAAGTCACACGCCGCACCCAAATCGTCCGGCAGCGGACGCGGCTGAAGACGATGGTGCAGTCGATCCTGCATTCGCATCTCGTGCCGCCCTGTCCCCACGCCGATCTGTTCGGGCCGCGGGGACGGACCTGGCTGCTGGCACAGCCGCTGCCCGGCGACGAGAGCGATGCCGTCGCCCGGCACCTGCGCGAGTACGACCGGCTGAGTGAGGACGTGAAGGTCGTCGAGCGTGAACTGGCGCGCGAGGCCCGCGCCAACGCGAACGTCATGCGGCTGATGACGATCCCAGGCATCGACCTGGTGGTCGCCGTCGGGCTGATCGCCGCCATCGGACCCGTGGCGCGGTTCGCCGGCCCGGATCGGCTCGTAGCCTATCTCGGGCTGAACCCGA from the Methylorubrum extorquens genome contains:
- a CDS encoding protein of unknown function associated with transposase of ISMdi3 (ORF 1) (Evidence 5 : Unknown function; Product type e : enzyme); its protein translation is MKRGQKTSAEQVVLKLRQIEVQTAQGKSLALACKEAEISEQSFVTSAYDRRSSTR
- a CDS encoding conserved protein of unknown function (Evidence 4 : Unknown function but conserved in other organisms); the protein is MCGFGAKMIILTIWDAPLAFAMCLEASAGNLFYFYLGYTAPNFSRRFSEKCIYLAQEERSMNFTVEFFRIRPGDAAHAILDRVPQDVPTLEDAKVRAQSLFETLDMPQAPDGLRILDGSGAEVFSWKPVTAVDR
- a CDS encoding protein of unknown function (Evidence 5 : Unknown function); the encoded protein is MSLATLNASQANADSQVTQLARQLLDGGASCLSAREQRVILHVAKRMHVIQDVNIVLAEQQTFGERLADRVAQLGGSWAFIMVFTGMLLAWVLVNTVVLARSGGGFDPYPYIFLNLILSMVAALQAPMILMSQNRQAARDRLAAALDYEINLKAEVEIMSLHDKLDRIQIEHLEGMLITQSAQIEAVGKAVGIRTAKPITA
- a CDS encoding protein of unknown function (Evidence 5 : Unknown function); translation: MNHFIADPTSDEIRQRAYEIWERRHQPKGYDTEFWFEAERELKAERLHNDRPEGGGIPKSGAGSDCAY
- a CDS encoding transposase, which produces MKAAREAWFAAQPDLDPDKLVFLDETAAATNMARRYGRAPCGERCRILVPQGHYKTTTVTAALRTTGLCAFDLADGATNGQRFRDYVANRLVPVLRPGDIVILDNLQAHKVSGIRERAEAAGARLLYLPPYSPEFNPIEQIFAKLKALLRTAAARTVPDLWDVIRHAFTRFTPDECRNSLAAAGYDNDLAVAT
- a CDS encoding transposase; the protein is MPSPLSVDLRERVVAAVTEGASFHQAAARFGVSVSSASRWSQLFAQQGHVAPKPTHGDDRLPAIEAHADLILSLDEARPERFLRELRDALAEQGVQTSTSGLSRFFARHAITRKKGRCTQLSRSGPT
- a CDS encoding protein of unknown function (Evidence 5 : Unknown function), which gives rise to MRLDRRQAIVAVCRFGGDVTLLRKQLRPAAGARHAHPEPRRRLMEGSALCHGRHDALAQIDRQR
- a CDS encoding protein of unknown function (Evidence 5 : Unknown function) — its product is MPDNGQVERMNRTIKDATVKRYHYTSHDELRQHLQLFVDAYNYGRRLKTLRGLTPYEFICQTWTKEPERFRLDPSHHMPGPYISNLEPCPAVLRQDGGSSVGR
- a CDS encoding transposase, with the translated sequence MRVVGLDIHRVFAEAVMLENGAVRRLGRIGMTRDHLTAFAKTLTHDDHVVVEATGNASAVAEVIRPHVGRVVIANPRQVRLIAEARIKTDVIDATVLARLYASGFLPEVWIPDEATLALRRQVTRRTQIVRQRTRLKTMVQSILHSHLVPPCPHADLFGPRGRTWLLAQPLPGDESDAVARHLREYDRLSEDVKVVERELAREARANANVMRLMTIPGIDLVVAVGLIAAIGPVARFAGPDRLVAYLGLNPSVHQSGSCKPRHGRITKQGRSHARTMLVEAAWQAVRGPGPLRAFFQRVSARRGPHVAAVAVARKLAVIIWHLLTRGEDYAWVRPALHAKKLRELELRSGEPARRGQRGTAYAYNLTRVRQEERRRVEQAEVAYRHLTEGWSRRGRRVPTGAAMEERL